One genomic window of Hydra vulgaris chromosome 03, alternate assembly HydraT2T_AEP includes the following:
- the LOC124808878 gene encoding TM2 domain-containing protein 2 isoform X2 produces MHGNAMFLIHGIAMFFIHELIFIKTIIVYFKFYLCSPYTTLLWFRNRDNVVKYESIKLKPDEFISCDDPIQVNDTTREALGYGCNRYGKIRYEDVQFTKVFCHALEGIECYGNRTFLRGNVPCIKYTGHCFVTTLLYSVVLGFFGVDRFCLGHTGTAVGKLLTLGGLGIWWFVDIILLVIGELQPADNSNWNPYY; encoded by the exons ATGCACGGAAATGCGATGTTTTTAATACACGGTATtgcgatgttttttatacacgaattaattttcataaaaacaataatagtttattttaaattctatttgtgTTCGCCGTACACCACATTGTTATGGTTTAGAAATCGTGATAATGTTGTAAAATatgaaagtataaaattaaa gcCAGATGAATTCATTTCATGCGATGACCCAATACAAGTAAATGATACAACACGAGAAGCACTTGGATATGGATGTAATAGA tatGGAAAGATTCGTTATGAAGATGTACAGTTcacaaaagttttttgtcaCGCTCTTGAAGGTATAGAGTGTTATGGCAATAGAACATTTCTTCGAGGAAATGTACCGTGTATCAA atacacTGGTCACTGTTTTGTAACCACACTTTTATATTCAGTTGTACTAggtttttttggtgttgatcGCTTTTGTTTGGGTCATACAGGGACAGCAGTCGGAAAGTTATTGACTTTAGGTGGATTGGGTATTTGGTGGTTTGTTGACATAATTCTTTTAGTCATAGGCGAGTTGCAACCTGCTGATAACAGCAACTGGAATccctattattaa
- the LOC124808878 gene encoding TM2 domain-containing protein 2 isoform X3 — translation MFIISSSLIKILLLFNFYKHVQTICENSTTCSEEIYNSSSPLIYCSFLPDEFISCDDPIQVNDTTREALGYGCNRYGKIRYEDVQFTKVFCHALEGIECYGNRTFLRGNVPCIKYTGHCFVTTLLYSVVLGFFGVDRFCLGHTGTAVGKLLTLGGLGIWWFVDIILLVIGELQPADNSNWNPYY, via the exons atgtttattatatctagctctttaattaaaatacttttattgtttaacttttataaacatgTGCAGACAATATGTGAAAATTCAACCACTTGCTCTGAAGAAATTTATAACTCATCAAGTCCTTTAATttattgttcattttt gcCAGATGAATTCATTTCATGCGATGACCCAATACAAGTAAATGATACAACACGAGAAGCACTTGGATATGGATGTAATAGA tatGGAAAGATTCGTTATGAAGATGTACAGTTcacaaaagttttttgtcaCGCTCTTGAAGGTATAGAGTGTTATGGCAATAGAACATTTCTTCGAGGAAATGTACCGTGTATCAA atacacTGGTCACTGTTTTGTAACCACACTTTTATATTCAGTTGTACTAggtttttttggtgttgatcGCTTTTGTTTGGGTCATACAGGGACAGCAGTCGGAAAGTTATTGACTTTAGGTGGATTGGGTATTTGGTGGTTTGTTGACATAATTCTTTTAGTCATAGGCGAGTTGCAACCTGCTGATAACAGCAACTGGAATccctattattaa